In Massilia antarctica, the following are encoded in one genomic region:
- a CDS encoding LLM class flavin-dependent oxidoreductase, producing MAKPIRFNAFQMNTVGHQSPGLWTHPRDNSHRYLDADYWIELAQLLEAGRFDAIFLADVLGVYDVYQGSHDAALRHAVQAPLNDPLALVPLIAGATRHLGIGVTAALTYEHPYTFARRMSTLDHLTKGRIGWNIVTGYLDSAARNLGLQKQLAHDERYDLADEYLDVVYKLWEKSWEDDAVVRDKARGVYADPAKVHPINHEGRHYKVPGIHLCEPSPQRTPFLYQAGASPRGVAFAARHAEATFVSGPSVHVVKRYVDDTRAAVRAARRDGDALLVYAQALIITAPTSEEAHAKYEDYQRHVDIDAALALLSGWTGVDFSRIPLDTTIDYIETDAGRSALASLSAADPSRTWTVREAARFIGLGGRGPILVGSPSEVADQLESWMEQTGVDGFNLAFAIAHDTMRDVVELIVPELQRRGRYRHDSAGAGGTLRHQLTGKGSRLAASHHGRQVRIDPPRQPAA from the coding sequence ATGGCCAAACCCATACGTTTCAACGCGTTCCAGATGAACACCGTGGGCCACCAGTCACCCGGACTGTGGACCCACCCGCGCGACAACAGCCACCGCTACCTTGACGCCGACTACTGGATCGAACTGGCGCAACTGCTCGAAGCGGGCCGCTTCGACGCCATTTTCCTGGCCGATGTGCTGGGCGTGTACGACGTGTACCAGGGCAGTCATGACGCCGCGCTGCGCCACGCGGTGCAGGCGCCGCTGAACGATCCGCTGGCACTGGTGCCGCTGATCGCGGGCGCCACGCGCCACCTTGGCATCGGCGTCACCGCCGCGCTGACATACGAACATCCGTACACGTTCGCGCGGCGCATGTCCACCCTCGATCACCTGACCAAAGGGCGCATCGGCTGGAACATCGTCACCGGGTACCTCGACAGCGCGGCACGCAACCTGGGCCTGCAAAAGCAGCTCGCCCACGACGAGCGCTACGACCTGGCCGACGAATACCTCGACGTCGTCTACAAGCTGTGGGAGAAAAGCTGGGAAGACGACGCCGTGGTGCGCGACAAGGCGCGCGGCGTGTATGCCGATCCGGCCAAGGTCCATCCGATCAACCATGAAGGCCGCCACTACAAGGTGCCCGGCATCCACCTGTGCGAACCGTCGCCGCAGCGCACGCCCTTCCTGTACCAGGCCGGCGCCTCGCCGCGCGGCGTGGCATTCGCGGCACGCCATGCGGAAGCGACCTTTGTCAGCGGCCCGAGCGTCCACGTGGTCAAGCGCTACGTGGACGATACGCGCGCCGCCGTGCGCGCCGCCAGGCGCGATGGCGACGCCCTGCTGGTCTATGCGCAGGCGCTGATCATCACCGCGCCAACGTCGGAAGAAGCGCACGCCAAATACGAGGACTACCAGCGCCATGTCGACATCGACGCCGCCCTGGCCCTGCTTTCCGGCTGGACTGGTGTCGACTTCAGCCGCATTCCGCTCGACACGACGATCGACTATATCGAAACCGACGCCGGCCGCTCCGCCCTGGCCTCGCTCAGCGCGGCCGATCCGTCGCGCACGTGGACGGTGCGCGAAGCGGCCCGCTTCATCGGCCTGGGAGGTCGCGGCCCGATCCTGGTCGGCTCGCCGTCCGAGGTAGCCGACCAGCTCGAGAGCTGGATGGAACAGACCGGCGTCGACGGCTTCAACCTGGCCTTTGCCATTGCCCACGACACCATGCGCGACGTGGTCGAACTGATCGTGCCGGAGCTGCAGCGGCGCGGCCGCTACCGCCACGACAGCGCCGGCGCCGGC
- a CDS encoding MetQ/NlpA family ABC transporter substrate-binding protein: protein MFIARRTILAAITGLAIASVASAAKDTKEIVIGTSAGPYADQIKLGIKPILEKQGYKVKIIEFNDYIQPNFALAEGSLDANVFQHIVYLNKFATEHKLALTDLVTIPTAPIAIYSKKHKALSEVQDGSTVALPNDPTNQARALVLLDQLGWIKLREKFDPVRASEKDIASYQKKIKLVPLEAAQLPRSLQDTDYSFVNGNYALASGLKLTEALITEKISPNYINLVAVRTADKQKQFAKDIAAAYRSPEFLAVTNKHFAGYAKTDYQLALQAAAK, encoded by the coding sequence ATGTTCATCGCACGCCGCACTATTCTTGCCGCCATCACCGGCCTGGCCATCGCCTCTGTCGCAAGTGCCGCCAAAGACACGAAAGAAATCGTCATAGGCACCAGCGCCGGGCCGTACGCCGACCAGATCAAGCTGGGGATCAAGCCGATTCTGGAAAAGCAGGGCTACAAGGTCAAGATCATCGAATTCAACGACTATATCCAGCCCAACTTCGCGCTGGCCGAAGGTTCGCTCGACGCCAACGTGTTCCAGCACATCGTCTACCTGAACAAATTCGCGACCGAGCACAAACTGGCGCTGACCGACCTGGTGACGATTCCGACCGCGCCAATTGCCATCTACAGCAAGAAGCACAAGGCGCTGAGCGAAGTGCAGGATGGCAGCACCGTGGCGCTGCCGAACGATCCCACCAACCAGGCGCGCGCGCTGGTGCTGCTCGATCAACTGGGCTGGATCAAGCTGCGCGAGAAGTTCGATCCGGTGCGCGCGTCCGAGAAGGACATCGCCAGCTACCAGAAGAAAATCAAACTGGTGCCGCTGGAAGCTGCCCAGCTTCCGCGCTCGCTGCAGGATACCGACTACTCCTTCGTCAACGGGAACTACGCGCTGGCGTCTGGCCTGAAACTGACCGAAGCGCTGATCACCGAAAAGATCTCACCCAACTACATCAACCTGGTGGCGGTGCGCACCGCCGACAAGCAGAAGCAGTTTGCGAAAGATATCGCGGCGGCTTACCGCTCGCCCGAGTTCCTGGCGGTGACCAACAAGCATTTCGCCGGCTATGCCAAGACCGACTATCAACTGGCCCTGCAAGCCGCGGCCAAATAG
- a CDS encoding methionine ABC transporter permease produces MFENIITLLPELWVALGQTMTMLAIGLTAAVVLGGPLGIVLFLVADGQSLQNRSLALVLGWIVNTVRSFPFIILLVALVPFTRLIAGTSIGPLAAAVPLSFAAIPYFARLVEQNLRDVPRGVIEAAHAMGASEFQIVTRVLLVEARSGLVLALTVLSISFLSYSAVAGVVGGGGIGDLAIRYGYYRFQTDIMLITVAILVVLVQTIQFTGTRIARRIDQR; encoded by the coding sequence TGACCATGCTGGCGATCGGCCTGACTGCCGCCGTGGTGCTGGGCGGCCCGCTCGGCATCGTGCTGTTCCTGGTGGCCGACGGCCAGTCGCTGCAAAACCGTTCGCTCGCGCTGGTGCTGGGCTGGATCGTCAACACCGTGCGCTCCTTCCCCTTCATCATTTTGCTGGTGGCGCTGGTGCCGTTCACGCGCCTGATCGCCGGCACCTCGATCGGGCCGCTGGCGGCCGCCGTGCCGCTCTCGTTCGCGGCCATTCCCTACTTTGCGCGGCTGGTGGAACAAAACCTGCGCGACGTGCCGCGCGGCGTGATCGAAGCGGCCCACGCCATGGGCGCCTCCGAGTTCCAGATCGTCACCCGCGTGCTGCTGGTGGAAGCCCGCTCCGGCCTGGTACTGGCGTTGACGGTACTGTCGATCAGCTTCCTGTCGTATTCGGCGGTGGCCGGCGTGGTGGGCGGCGGCGGCATCGGCGACCTGGCCATCCGCTACGGCTACTACCGCTTCCAGACCGACATCATGCTCATCACCGTCGCCATCCTGGTGGTGCTGGTGCAGACCATCCAGTTCACCGGCACCCGCATCGCGCGCCGCATCGACCAGCGCTAA